In Pedobacter sp. W3I1, one DNA window encodes the following:
- the nth gene encoding endonuclease III, with translation MLKKERYKLFVEHFSAKQPDAETELHYNNPYQLLVAVILSAQCTDKRVNMVTPALFQRFPNARALAEATPDIVFDYIRSISYPNNKAKHLVGMANILLHEFNDVVPSGIDDLQKMPGVGRKTANVIASVIYNAPAMAVDTHVFRVANRLGLTNGKTPLAVEKDLVKNLPEHDIHIAHHWLILHGRYVCVARNPKCAICEITYMCRYFERLTAQNERDKLKA, from the coding sequence ATGCTTAAAAAAGAACGCTACAAACTTTTTGTAGAACATTTTTCGGCCAAGCAGCCTGATGCAGAAACCGAGTTACATTATAATAATCCCTATCAGCTTTTAGTAGCGGTAATTCTTTCTGCACAGTGCACCGATAAAAGGGTAAATATGGTAACCCCTGCACTTTTTCAACGCTTTCCTAATGCCAGGGCTTTAGCCGAAGCTACGCCCGATATTGTTTTCGATTACATCAGAAGTATCAGCTACCCCAACAATAAGGCAAAACACCTGGTGGGCATGGCTAATATTTTGCTTCACGAATTTAACGACGTGGTGCCTTCAGGAATTGACGATTTACAGAAAATGCCAGGTGTGGGCCGAAAAACCGCCAATGTAATTGCCTCAGTAATTTACAATGCACCAGCTATGGCGGTTGATACACATGTTTTCCGTGTGGCCAACCGTTTAGGTTTAACTAATGGTAAAACCCCATTGGCGGTTGAAAAAGATTTAGTTAAAAACCTGCCCGAACACGACATCCATATTGCACACCACTGGCTTATCCTGCACGGACGTTACGTTTGCGTGGCCAGAAACCCCAAATGCGCTATTTGCGAAATTACCTACATGTGCAGGTACTTCGAACGTTTAACCGCTCAAAACGAGAGAGATAAATTAAAAGCTTAA
- the recA gene encoding recombinase RecA, translated as MSTANPDKLKALQLTLDKLEKSYGKGTIMKLGDTAIEPIDFISTGSISLDIALGIGGVPKGRVIEIYGPESSGKTTLATHIIAEAQKQGGIAAFIDAEHAFDQFYAKKLGVDTDNLLISQPDNGEQALEIADNLIRSGAIDVIVIDSVAALVPKSEIEGEMGDSKMGLHARLMSQALRKLTGTISKTGCCCIFINQLRDKIGVMFGNPETTTGGNALKFYASVRLDIRRISQIKDSDEVSGNRVKVKIVKNKVAPPFRIAEFDVMFGEGISKNGEIVDLGVDFGIIKKAGSWYSYGDTKLGQGRDAVKQLLSDNPELAEELEIKIKAEVTGDKLAEK; from the coding sequence ATGAGTACCGCAAATCCAGATAAATTAAAAGCCCTACAACTTACTTTAGATAAACTAGAGAAATCTTACGGTAAAGGCACCATCATGAAACTTGGCGATACCGCTATTGAACCAATAGATTTTATTTCTACAGGATCAATCAGTTTAGATATTGCTTTAGGTATAGGTGGTGTACCAAAAGGTCGTGTAATCGAAATTTATGGCCCGGAGTCTTCTGGTAAAACAACTTTAGCTACACATATTATTGCCGAAGCACAGAAACAAGGTGGTATTGCTGCTTTTATCGATGCAGAGCATGCTTTTGATCAGTTTTATGCGAAGAAATTAGGTGTAGATACTGATAACCTTTTAATCTCTCAACCCGATAATGGTGAGCAGGCATTAGAAATAGCCGATAACTTAATCCGTTCAGGTGCTATTGATGTAATTGTGATTGACTCTGTTGCCGCTTTGGTTCCTAAAAGTGAAATTGAAGGCGAAATGGGCGACAGTAAAATGGGTTTACATGCCCGTTTAATGAGTCAGGCACTACGTAAATTAACCGGAACAATTTCTAAAACCGGATGTTGCTGTATTTTCATTAACCAGTTACGTGATAAAATTGGTGTGATGTTCGGTAACCCTGAAACCACAACCGGTGGTAATGCTTTGAAATTCTATGCATCTGTACGCTTAGATATCCGTCGTATTTCACAGATCAAAGATTCTGACGAAGTTTCTGGTAACCGTGTTAAAGTAAAAATTGTTAAAAATAAAGTAGCTCCACCTTTCCGTATTGCAGAATTTGATGTAATGTTCGGTGAGGGTATTTCTAAAAACGGAGAGATTGTAGATTTAGGTGTTGACTTCGGCATTATCAAAAAAGCAGGATCTTGGTACTCTTACGGAGATACCAAACTTGGTCAAGGTAGAGATGCCGTAAAACAACTGTTAAGCGACAACCCTGAACTTGCAGAAGAATTAGAAATTAAAATTAAAGCCGAAGTAACCGGCGATAAATTGGCTGAGAAATAA